In Erigeron canadensis isolate Cc75 chromosome 7, C_canadensis_v1, whole genome shotgun sequence, one DNA window encodes the following:
- the LOC122609151 gene encoding protein FAR-RED ELONGATED HYPOCOTYL 3-like yields MDYLEEIFLNPNAPEGVNDEFVYEEPDDEFESPDVRDEFDYDHDVFYTKEVFDTHIDLVDWAQRTAKELGYVLVTRRSNVTKGGEVKKVVLICNRGGKKDKRSTGAPKGSTKIDCPFKLVGRLTKDHSWWVEVIDHRHNHPSARNLEGIAYARRLTDVQKEFVDEKALLGFGPNSIRDQLKDAFPGILTRSQDISNYLRQHRLKHAQQRGETRMQIVLQLLSDHQYTYQYTTDSKTGCLTNLFFVHPTSLDIWRAFPWIIEIEATYKTNVYNMPLVEIVGVTPTGKTFSIAHALIENEQHAAYTWVLQCLRSTLEEGFVVRVALTDRDLALMKANTHLEEY; encoded by the exons atggATTACTTGGAGGAAATTTTCTTAAATCCAAATGCGCCGGAAGGTGTAAATGACGAGTTTGTGTACGAAGAGCCCGATGACGAATTTGAATCCCCAGATGTCCGTGATGAATTTGATTACGATCACGATGTTTTTTATACCAAGGAG gTGTTTGACACACACATAGATTTGGTAGACTGGGCTCAAAGAACGGCAAAggagcttggttatgtgttagtAACACGAAGATCAAATGTCACAAAAGGCGGAGAAGTTAAAAAGGTGGTCCTTATTTGCAACCGTGGTGGAAAAAAAGATAAGCGGTCAACCGGGGCACCCAAAGGGAGTACCAAAATTGACTGTCCATTCAAATTGGTAGGCCGTCTGACAAAGGACCATAGTTGGTGGGTTGAAGTTATAGATCACCGACATAACCATCCATCAGCTCGTAATTTGGAAGGTATTGCGTACGCAAGACGACTAACCgatgttcaaaaagaatttgtggACGAAAAGGCGTTGCTAGGTTTTGGGCCAAATAGCATAAGGGACCAATTGAAGGATGCATTTCCCGGCATCTTGACCCGTTCACAAGACATTTCTAACTACCTGCGGCAACACCGGCTAAAGCACGCCCAACAACGAGGGGAAACTCGAATGCAG ATCGTGCTCCAATTACTATCTGACCATCAGTACACGTATCAGTACACGACGGATAGCAAAACCGGATGTTTGACCAATCTCTTTTTCGTAcatcctacatcacttgacATATGGCGTGCATTTCCTTGGATCATTGAAATAGAAGCCACGTATAAAACCAATGTTTACAACATGCCACTTGTTGAGATTGTGGGTGTCACTCCAACTGGCAAGACATTCAGCATTGCGCACGCACTTATTGAAAATGAGCAACATGCGGCATACACATGGGTGTTACAGTGCTTGAGGTCGACGCTCGAAGAAGGGTTCGTCGTGCGTGTGGCACTCACTGATCGGGATCTGGCCCTCATGAAAGCG AATACACATTTGGAGGAATATTGA
- the LOC122608477 gene encoding uncharacterized protein LOC122608477, translating to MKRKRTPAKTTLGNPSHAVVAEPETSRRFVSPRMETSTGTGIRGRQADLETGENYPDVLGKMISTIIREISKESGGIGNLSRSIAANSVTNVNQIRPHRTPELNAALEVIKKTMKLDAAGPFNQPVDPVALGIPDYFDVIKIPMDFGTICYNLENGLKYMNATEVFQDVQYIWNNCLIYNKKGNHILELMKRVQTLFTKYWKASGLDNKQSATIAESSILKHNKRKTDNPSTPIASNFLHSQPKDAGSHQVAEKRTGPVNTQSGPPQQSSSLSESSPEKDEDSTYTEKKHEVQRPTHYHNLSSTMERIKVFTNEKGQPVGPEAFQLTKFLGHIARDGNLAPLSFSGWSKMPEVMKENLWQKVLTRFDIDPCSRSWVLMSLESKWKSFRSLLKTTRYDTHATDEERLADRDERVLPEQWSVLVSHWSSDKFQNISAKNKANRAKVRFYHTLGAKSYARKIEEERAKRPNGQELSPEEVFILTRTCKNGQAVNEATNAVISQLRESATQDKAYFRGMGEDREGGVSLSGLNATPKSEIFTRAEALRMAKEKNEEIDAIKDRLASLEQTCSGMATQMSAMMSMMATMLKGSHGESSPNAVVPTLLPEAGPNQPEPASKSNHEFLGRQTRGSKNRR from the exons ATGAAGCGGAAACGTACGCCAGCAAAGACGACACTTGGTAATCCTTCTCACGCTGTAGTCGCGGAACCTGAAACCAGCCGCAGGTTTGTATCTCCACGTATGGAAACCAGCACTGGTACGGGCATTAGGGGCAGGCAAGCAGATTTAGAGACGGGGGAAAATTATCCGGATGTATTGGGTAAAATGATTTCCACCATCATTAGAGAGATATCTAAAGAATCCGGTGGCATAGGTAACCTGTCACGGAGCATTGCAGCTAATTCAGTCACTAATGTGAATCAAATTCGACCACATCGAACTCCAGAATTGAATGCTGCCCTTGAA GTGATAAAAAAGACCATGAAACTGGATGCTGCTGGTCCGTTTAATCAACCTGTTGATCCTGTTGCACTTGGCATACCT GACTACTTTGATGTTATCAAGATACCTATGGATTTTGGTACAATATGCTACAACCTAGAGAATGGTCTCAAGTACATGAATGCAACAGAAGTGTTTCAGGATGTACAGTATATTTGGAACAATTGTCTCATATATAATAAGAAAGGCAATCACATTTTGGAGCTCATGAAGAGGGTGCAGACATTGTTCACGAAGTACTGGAAAGCATCCGGATTAGACAACAAACAATCAGCAACTATTGCTG AGTCTTCTATCTTGAAGCACAACAAACGAAAAACTGATAATCCATCGACTCCAATTGCCAGTAATTTTCTGCATTCGCAGCCAAAGGACGCTGGTTCTCATCAAGTAGCAGAAAAGCGAACTGGGCCAGTCAACACGCAATCTGGTCCACCCCAGCAGAGCTCTAGCCTGTCTGAGTCTTCCCCAGAAAAGGACGAGG ATTCTACATATACTGAAAAGAAGCATGAAGTCCAAAGGCCTACTCATTACCATAATTTATCAAGTACAATGGAACGGATAAAAGTTTTCACCAATGAGAAGGGGCAGCCTGTAGGTCCCGAGGCATTCCAGTTAACTAAATTCCTAGGACATATAGCACGAGATGGGAACTTGGCTCCCCTTAGTTTTTCTGGTTGgagcaaaatgccagaagtgaTGAAGGAGAACTTGTGGCAGAAAGTTTTG ACGAGGTTTGACATCGACCCCTGTTCCCGAAGTTGGGTTCTGATGTCTCTTGAAAGTAAGTGGAAAAGCTTCAGGTCTTTGCTTAAGACTACTCGTTATGATACCCATGCCACTGATGAGGAGCGGCTTGCAGACCGTGATGAGAGGGTCTTGCCTGAACAGTGGTCAGTCCTTGTTTCTCATTGGAGCTCTGATAAATTCCAG AATATTAGTGCCAAAAATAAGGCCAATCGTGCAAAAGTGAGATTCTACCACACTTTGGGCGCAAAAAGTTATGCCAGAAAAATTGAGGAAGAG AGAGCAAAAAGGCCCAATGGTCAGGAACTCTCACCAGAGGAAGTATTTATCTTGACTCGTACATGCAAGAATGGTCAGGCTGTGAATGAAGCAACAAATGCTGTAATT TCCCAACTTCGTGAATCTGCAACTCAAGATAAGGCCTACTTTCGGGGAATGGGAGAAGATAGAGAAGGTGGTGTGTCTCTATCTGGACTAAATGCTACCCCTAAGTCTGAAATTTTTACTCGTGCCGAGGCTTTGAGGATGGCTAAAGAGAAAAATGAAGAGATTGATGCAATAAAGGATAGACTTGCATCATTGGAGCAAACATGCTCAGGAATGGCTACTCAGATGTCCGCAATGATGTCAATGATGGCTACCATGCTGAAGGGCTCCCATGGCGAATCTTCTCCCAATGCT GTTGTTCCCACTTTGCTTCCAGAAGCTGGTCCAAATCAGCCAGAACCAGCCTCTAAATCTAATCATGAATTTCTTGGAAGACAG ACTCGTGGATCAAAGAATAGAAGGTAG